A genomic stretch from Falco naumanni isolate bFalNau1 chromosome 4, bFalNau1.pat, whole genome shotgun sequence includes:
- the SHISA5 gene encoding protein shisa-5 isoform X1 — MHQWHHIIGWIKFFTDMCREVLGEDCQAYIDHHGKAHPAKSCPNFCCGDCVHQYCCSNAFLKFDEEQQFQCYLLDGRTSGSSNVNYMQFFSDPDYYISSGPSFGTLIAIGVAVCGVIVVTIILCLTCSCCCLYKACRKPRPVVTTTSTTVVQAPYPQQQGVPPSYPVAPYQGYQPVAIQPQPGMPVAPYPTQYPPPYPMQPSGPPAYHETVAAGAGAPYPISQPPYNPAYVDPQKPTY, encoded by the exons ATGCATCAGTGGCATCACATTATCGGGTGGATCAAATTCTTCACAGACATGTGCAGGGAAG ttttgggtGAGGATTGTCAGGCATATATTGATCATCATGGCAAGGCACACCCTGCAAAATCCTGTCCCAACTTCTGCTGTGGAGATTGCGTGCATCAATACTGTTGCTCTAATGCCTTCTTAAAATTTGATGAAGAACAACAATTTCAGTGTTACCTGCTTGATGGAAG GACCTCTGGCTCAAGCAACGTAAATTATATGCAGTTTTTTTCGGACCCTGATTATTACATTTCTTCTGGCCCCAG TTTTGGAACCCTTATTGCGATTGGAGTTGCTGTTTGTGGAGTGATTGTAGTTACTATTATTCTGTGCCTCACCTGTTCGTGTTGCTGTTTGTATAAAGCATGTCGAAAACCACGGC CTGTTGTGACCACCACTTCCACGACAGTGGTTCAGGCTCCCTACCCCCAACAACAGGGAGTGCCACCCAGCTACCCAGTAGCCCCATATCAAGGATATCAGCCTGTGGCTATCCAGCCGCAGCCAGGAATGCCGGTAGCACCGTACCCTACGCAGTATCCTCCCCCTTATCCCATGCAGCCATCGGGACCCCCAGCTTATCATGAAACGGTGGCAG ctggtgctggagcaccTTACCCAATCAGCCAGCCCCCTTACAACCCTGCCTATGTGGATCCTCAGAAGCCCACCTATTGA
- the SHISA5 gene encoding protein shisa-5 isoform X3, whose translation MHQWHHIIGWIKFFTDMCREVLGEDCQAYIDHHGKAHPAKSCPNFCCGDCVHQYCCSNAFLKFDEEQQFQCYLLDGSFGTLIAIGVAVCGVIVVTIILCLTCSCCCLYKACRKPRPVVTTTSTTVVQAPYPQQQGVPPSYPVAPYQGYQPVAIQPQPGMPVAPYPTQYPPPYPMQPSGPPAYHETVAAGAGAPYPISQPPYNPAYVDPQKPTY comes from the exons ATGCATCAGTGGCATCACATTATCGGGTGGATCAAATTCTTCACAGACATGTGCAGGGAAG ttttgggtGAGGATTGTCAGGCATATATTGATCATCATGGCAAGGCACACCCTGCAAAATCCTGTCCCAACTTCTGCTGTGGAGATTGCGTGCATCAATACTGTTGCTCTAATGCCTTCTTAAAATTTGATGAAGAACAACAATTTCAGTGTTACCTGCTTGATGGAAG TTTTGGAACCCTTATTGCGATTGGAGTTGCTGTTTGTGGAGTGATTGTAGTTACTATTATTCTGTGCCTCACCTGTTCGTGTTGCTGTTTGTATAAAGCATGTCGAAAACCACGGC CTGTTGTGACCACCACTTCCACGACAGTGGTTCAGGCTCCCTACCCCCAACAACAGGGAGTGCCACCCAGCTACCCAGTAGCCCCATATCAAGGATATCAGCCTGTGGCTATCCAGCCGCAGCCAGGAATGCCGGTAGCACCGTACCCTACGCAGTATCCTCCCCCTTATCCCATGCAGCCATCGGGACCCCCAGCTTATCATGAAACGGTGGCAG ctggtgctggagcaccTTACCCAATCAGCCAGCCCCCTTACAACCCTGCCTATGTGGATCCTCAGAAGCCCACCTATTGA
- the SHISA5 gene encoding protein shisa-5 isoform X2 has protein sequence MATWRGALGLLCLLLAAVLGEDCQAYIDHHGKAHPAKSCPNFCCGDCVHQYCCSNAFLKFDEEQQFQCYLLDGRTSGSSNVNYMQFFSDPDYYISSGPSFGTLIAIGVAVCGVIVVTIILCLTCSCCCLYKACRKPRPVVTTTSTTVVQAPYPQQQGVPPSYPVAPYQGYQPVAIQPQPGMPVAPYPTQYPPPYPMQPSGPPAYHETVAAGAGAPYPISQPPYNPAYVDPQKPTY, from the exons ATGGCGACGTGGCGGGGCGCTCTCGgtctcctctgcctgctgctggcagccg ttttgggtGAGGATTGTCAGGCATATATTGATCATCATGGCAAGGCACACCCTGCAAAATCCTGTCCCAACTTCTGCTGTGGAGATTGCGTGCATCAATACTGTTGCTCTAATGCCTTCTTAAAATTTGATGAAGAACAACAATTTCAGTGTTACCTGCTTGATGGAAG GACCTCTGGCTCAAGCAACGTAAATTATATGCAGTTTTTTTCGGACCCTGATTATTACATTTCTTCTGGCCCCAG TTTTGGAACCCTTATTGCGATTGGAGTTGCTGTTTGTGGAGTGATTGTAGTTACTATTATTCTGTGCCTCACCTGTTCGTGTTGCTGTTTGTATAAAGCATGTCGAAAACCACGGC CTGTTGTGACCACCACTTCCACGACAGTGGTTCAGGCTCCCTACCCCCAACAACAGGGAGTGCCACCCAGCTACCCAGTAGCCCCATATCAAGGATATCAGCCTGTGGCTATCCAGCCGCAGCCAGGAATGCCGGTAGCACCGTACCCTACGCAGTATCCTCCCCCTTATCCCATGCAGCCATCGGGACCCCCAGCTTATCATGAAACGGTGGCAG ctggtgctggagcaccTTACCCAATCAGCCAGCCCCCTTACAACCCTGCCTATGTGGATCCTCAGAAGCCCACCTATTGA
- the SHISA5 gene encoding protein shisa-5 isoform X4 — MNAVYRQTQVLGEDCQAYIDHHGKAHPAKSCPNFCCGDCVHQYCCSNAFLKFDEEQQFQCYLLDGRTSGSSNVNYMQFFSDPDYYISSGPSFGTLIAIGVAVCGVIVVTIILCLTCSCCCLYKACRKPRPVVTTTSTTVVQAPYPQQQGVPPSYPVAPYQGYQPVAIQPQPGMPVAPYPTQYPPPYPMQPSGPPAYHETVAAGAGAPYPISQPPYNPAYVDPQKPTY; from the exons ATGAACGCTGTCTACCGGCAAACCCAAG ttttgggtGAGGATTGTCAGGCATATATTGATCATCATGGCAAGGCACACCCTGCAAAATCCTGTCCCAACTTCTGCTGTGGAGATTGCGTGCATCAATACTGTTGCTCTAATGCCTTCTTAAAATTTGATGAAGAACAACAATTTCAGTGTTACCTGCTTGATGGAAG GACCTCTGGCTCAAGCAACGTAAATTATATGCAGTTTTTTTCGGACCCTGATTATTACATTTCTTCTGGCCCCAG TTTTGGAACCCTTATTGCGATTGGAGTTGCTGTTTGTGGAGTGATTGTAGTTACTATTATTCTGTGCCTCACCTGTTCGTGTTGCTGTTTGTATAAAGCATGTCGAAAACCACGGC CTGTTGTGACCACCACTTCCACGACAGTGGTTCAGGCTCCCTACCCCCAACAACAGGGAGTGCCACCCAGCTACCCAGTAGCCCCATATCAAGGATATCAGCCTGTGGCTATCCAGCCGCAGCCAGGAATGCCGGTAGCACCGTACCCTACGCAGTATCCTCCCCCTTATCCCATGCAGCCATCGGGACCCCCAGCTTATCATGAAACGGTGGCAG ctggtgctggagcaccTTACCCAATCAGCCAGCCCCCTTACAACCCTGCCTATGTGGATCCTCAGAAGCCCACCTATTGA